The following are encoded in a window of Amaranthus tricolor cultivar Red isolate AtriRed21 chromosome 2, ASM2621246v1, whole genome shotgun sequence genomic DNA:
- the LOC130805360 gene encoding probable L-type lectin-domain containing receptor kinase S.7 has product MSLSHHCSLLLHVRCRILSRSDSYNPYINILFPLPLILPNTFLSSSMGCATTTSRILLGWLTLMLVQSVVSNAENEVKSHTIMVMKSLSFPEFSTSINLRIEHDVKLLGNAKFSSDKRSIQIPDVSETDDLRHQAGRAIYSSPIRVFDPTSQRPGSFETTFTFQLNNHTTSSYDDISEDAHGGSGLTFLLAPDEFTVGRPGPWLGMINDACNDDYKFIAVEFDTRQNPEFGDPNDNHIGINLGSIVSKSTINASDYGLSFDDGSTHLAKITYDGSTKRMEIWVGKNSKSPLRSVFSDEIDLIPFLNEYMFVGFSASTGNRTQIHNILSWNMTFKTPASLRYPTSKTCESKILVGKDLAENNGVPIREERPSTTFLIFVCVVILCFVMFVNLYCNGKRPKSYGESAFLVLQEKKHRPTPPNKPRRFTGAELSLATRGFSDGEILVSDLSGVLYRGTLPNGCQVAVKRFSIQLLGSLSMDRRKFLKRVGSLSRVRHPSLVPIRGWCYDTREYMVVYEYMFNGCVDKWLFGVGVLPWSRRFKVVKNVANGLCYLHSRQLAHNNVQVSSVFLDVSFKASLGDFGLSDPFGIDPTSSRSVDVFNFGIFVLEVVAGRKRWVAETDSRGSNSSESEQTMDVMDLVDYAWIMHEKSEKIKMVDRRMGSGVDGDQAVRVVDIALLCTLPENNGRPKMEEIVNFLTTDCILPELPPNRPIVLFPYNSGPNLCGGYVCAPFGMN; this is encoded by the exons ATGTCTCTATCGCACCATTGCTCCTTATTGCTCCACGTTCGCTGCCGTATTCTATCAAGATCAGACTCTTACAACCCATATATCAACATACTCTTCCCACTACCCTTAATCCTCCCAAATACATTCCTATCCTCCTCCATGGGTTGTGCCACCACCACCTCGAGAATACTTCTCGGTTGGTTAACTCTTATGTTGGTTCAAAGCGTGGTTTCTAATGCCGAAAATGAGGTTAAGAGTCATACAATTATGGTGATGAAATCGCTGTCGTTTCCTGAGTTTAGTACATCGATTAACCTGAGGATTGAGCATGATGTTAAGCTTCTAGGAAATGCCAAGTTCTCGAGTGATAAACGAAGCATACAAATACCTGATGTGTCGGAAACTGATGATCTTAGGCATCAAGCAGGCCGTGCAATCTACTCCTCTCCGATTCGGGTGTTTGATCCTACTAGCCAAAGGCCCGGTTCTTTTGAGACTACATTCACCTTCCAACTCAATAATCATACTACATCATCGTACGATGATATTTCGGAGGATGCTCATGGAG GCAGTGGACTGACCTTCCTACTAGCCCCTGACGAGTTCACAGTAGGCAGACCTGGTCCGTGGCTTGGAATGATAAACGATGCCTGTAACGACGACTACAAGTTCATCGCTGTTGAGTTTGACACTCGCCAAAACCCAGAATTTGGTGACCCAAATGACAACCACATCGGCATCAATTTAGGTAGCATTGTTTCAAAATCCACTATTAATGCATCAGATTATGGCCTATCCTTCGATGATGGGTCGACCCATCTGGCTAAGATTACCTATGATGGGTCAACCAAAAGGATGGAAATATGGGTTGGGAAAAACTCAAAAAGTCCTTTAAGATCAGTTTTTTCAGATGAAATTGATCTTATACCGTTTCTGAACGAGTATATGTTCGTGGGATTCTCGGCTTCAACTGGAAACAGAACACAAATACACAATATTTTGTCCTGGAACATGACCTTCAAAACTCCTGCATCTCTTCGTTACCCGACAAGCAAAACATGTGAGAGTAAGATTTTAGTAGGTAAAGATCTGGCTGAGAATAATGGAGTGCCCATCAGAGAAGAAAGGCCATCTACCACATTTTTGATTTTCGTTTGTGTTGTAATACTCTGTTTTGTGATGTTCGTCAACCTTTACTGCAATGGGAAGAGACCGAAATCATATGGGGAGTCGGCATTTTTGGTCTTACAAGAAAAGAAGCACCGGCCAACGCCACCAAATAAGCCTCGGAGGTTTACAGGGGCCGAGTTGTCTTTAGCCACCAGGGGGTTCAGTGATGGGGAGATCTTGGTTAGTGATTTAAGTGGAGTTTTGTATAGGGGAACCTTGCCTAATGGATGTCAAGTGGCAGTCAAGCGATTTTCGATTCAGTTGTTGGGATCTTTAAGCATGGATAGAAGGAAGTTTTTGAAGCGAGTCGGGTCTTTGAGTCGGGTTAGGCACCCTAGCTTGGTGCCGATTCGCGGTTGGTGTTATGATACTCGGGAGTATATGGTGGTTTATGAGTATATGTTTAATGGTTGTGTTGATAAGTGGTTGTTTGGCGTAGGGGTGTTACCTTGGAGTAGGCGTTTTAAGGTGGTGAAAAATGTTGCTAATGGGTTATGTTATCTTCATTCGCGTCAGCTTGCACATAACAATGTGCAAGTAAGCAGCGTTTTTCTTGATGTAAGCTTTAAGGCCTCGCTTGGCGATTTTGGACTGAGTGATCCATTTGGTATTGACCCGACATCTAGCCGAAGTGTTGATGTATTCAACTTTGGAATCTTCGTACTAGAAGTTGTGGCCGGAAGGAAGAGATGGGTAGCTGAGACGGATTCTAGAGGTTCAAATTCTAGTGAGAGTGAGCAAACCATGGACGTAATGGACTTGGTTGATTATGCGTGGATAATGCATGAGAAAAGTGAAAAAATTAAGATGGTTGATCGGCGAATGGGCTCAGGAGTGGATGGCGATCAAGCCGTTCGAGTTGTGGACATTGCATTGCTTTGCACCTTGCCTGAGAACAATGGAAGGCCTAAAATGGAGGAAATAGTAAACTTCTTGACCACAGATTGCATCTTACCCGAATTGCCACCAAATCGACCTATTGTATTGTTTCCATACAACAGTGGACCTAATCTCTGTGGTGGCTATGTTTGTGCTCCCTTCGGCATGAATTGA